The proteins below are encoded in one region of Sphingobacterium sp. R2:
- a CDS encoding fimbrillin family protein: protein MSFKFRTICSIGMLSFAALTSMIITSCKETKDSVSFAGKASVSIHLLGVENPVTITSKSNKSIHTSTSNKPIRVPLTASSAIEATLSPVPLTRYGSPLRASAAPRAAATEERSPLGENVKYKIVVYNDAGKYVTEKIYTNQVDNDQEIALDAGHTYTFVAFSINSTTTVPTITAPDDLNTAKLADISADLMYFKQQLPVQSGDNTIDVILRHQYSEVTTNLSMDTEMTGAITQLGTTTIGPTHPSANLQLADGSITYNGSTSTSNVVFPALGPGLRTVSSVPSLLIHPVETNGVFNFGSITIDGETKNNVSFTGLRIAPGERYNLNLTFKTCTEEVTGGANLNWNYLASGGGANVNGTIVPNGSIVEQTLTAPGADYGFVFDILEMDNSFNMEVNGIPLATQEIQFEANIAIAPKNVAFEDGSLHGGINTAGGTIPQIYAMVGTATNPLIRVVISREGKVSMYGSKSSGGELYPLVLTAGSFNTVPWNPASNTVKITQVVQGKTSMVGAGSGRKKVTCS, encoded by the coding sequence ATGTCATTTAAATTTAGAACCATTTGCAGTATTGGAATGCTGTCATTTGCAGCATTGACCAGTATGATCATTACTTCGTGTAAAGAAACTAAGGATAGTGTTTCATTCGCTGGAAAAGCGAGTGTGAGTATTCACCTCTTGGGTGTAGAAAATCCAGTTACCATCACATCAAAATCAAACAAGAGCATCCACACGTCGACGTCTAATAAGCCAATTCGGGTTCCTTTAACAGCATCAAGTGCTATTGAAGCCACATTGTCTCCAGTGCCGTTAACCCGATATGGCAGTCCGCTGCGGGCATCAGCGGCGCCTCGTGCCGCTGCTACTGAAGAGCGTTCACCACTTGGAGAAAATGTGAAGTACAAAATAGTTGTCTATAATGATGCCGGCAAATATGTGACGGAGAAAATATATACAAACCAGGTAGATAATGATCAGGAGATAGCGTTGGATGCTGGTCATACCTACACTTTTGTAGCATTTTCCATCAATAGTACCACTACAGTACCCACAATAACCGCACCGGACGATCTAAATACAGCGAAGTTAGCCGACATCAGTGCAGACCTGATGTATTTTAAACAGCAGCTACCGGTTCAATCTGGAGATAATACGATCGACGTGATTCTAAGGCATCAATATAGCGAGGTGACAACAAATCTGAGTATGGACACTGAAATGACGGGAGCAATTACCCAACTTGGCACAACAACCATCGGGCCCACACATCCGAGCGCAAATCTGCAGTTAGCAGACGGTTCCATCACCTACAACGGATCAACATCTACTTCAAATGTTGTATTCCCGGCACTCGGTCCAGGATTACGTACAGTATCCAGTGTCCCATCGCTATTGATTCATCCAGTAGAAACCAATGGGGTGTTCAATTTTGGATCAATAACCATTGATGGCGAAACGAAGAACAATGTATCGTTTACAGGATTGAGGATTGCACCTGGAGAGCGTTACAATTTGAACCTCACCTTCAAAACCTGTACGGAAGAGGTCACCGGAGGAGCCAACCTGAATTGGAATTACCTTGCTTCCGGGGGTGGAGCAAATGTGAACGGCACTATTGTTCCAAATGGATCGATTGTAGAACAAACGTTGACGGCGCCAGGAGCCGATTATGGTTTCGTATTTGACATTCTAGAGATGGACAATTCGTTCAACATGGAGGTAAATGGAATCCCATTGGCTACTCAAGAAATACAATTCGAAGCCAATATCGCCATCGCGCCCAAGAATGTTGCCTTTGAAGATGGTAGTCTGCATGGAGGCATCAATACAGCCGGAGGTACAATTCCGCAAATCTACGCCATGGTAGGCACCGCCACCAATCCACTTATCCGTGTAGTGATCAGCCGCGAAGGAAAAGTAAGCATGTATGGTAGTAAAAGTTCCGGTGGCGAGCTATATCCTTTGGTACTAACTGCAGGTTCATTTAATACGGTGCCTTGGAATCCAGCCTCCAATACGGTCAAAATAACGCAAGTCGTACAAGGTAAAACTTCCATGGTCGGAGCAGGTAGCGGTAGAAAAAAGGTTACATGTAGTTAA
- a CDS encoding response regulator, producing the protein MEQILLIDDDAVINFIHTKIIASVYPDATVVILENGKKAVDYIQQNQQNSYLVFLDINMPIMDGWQFLEAMQDFPNKGNLRIHMLTSSVDLRDQSRAADNTMVLSYLPKPLTKDVLRSIPVEQ; encoded by the coding sequence ATGGAACAGATACTACTCATAGATGACGACGCTGTCATCAATTTTATACACACCAAAATCATTGCTAGTGTCTATCCCGATGCGACTGTGGTCATTTTAGAAAATGGGAAGAAAGCGGTGGATTACATACAGCAAAATCAACAAAATTCCTATCTCGTCTTCTTGGATATCAATATGCCGATTATGGATGGCTGGCAATTTCTGGAAGCGATGCAAGATTTTCCAAACAAGGGCAACCTGCGCATACATATGTTAACTTCTTCCGTCGATTTACGAGACCAGAGTCGCGCAGCAGACAATACCATGGTGCTCTCTTATCTACCAAAGCCTTTAACAAAGGATGTTTTACGATCGATACCCGTTGAACAATAG
- a CDS encoding PAS domain S-box protein, translating into MLSVTTERSDFDRAIFDLVPLPMWIYDLDTLRFLAVNKEAIHQYGYSEEEFKQMTIKDIRPQEDIPKLEEAVERTKSRLKKFKKSIFRHQKRDGRIMYVQIKGNTINFYGIQAEIVTATDLTELYEKERNLDKAYKELSFSEKRFRSLIENGRDLVAIIDLEGKYKYVAPSSINVLGIEPEAFLGKNAFDYIYEEDAPHVMGQLSKITESQSVSIDAYRFPDANGDLRWFKTELSNHLDTPLIEGIIATTHEVTAEIKEKIVNDLFTELTSTFAKSFFLVSSLDQALQRLVLLPKIRVSEIWLVAPDHSELHLVSKSLQQSKFALFHQQTQELTSCTEEDGLAGRVWKEKKVVIWDDIGANKDFLRAEAARAVGLSTGIGLPIMYGDEFLGCIVCFSTSAPENLVEKINLLTNVSERLGPLVKQKVTEEEYRNVFNISSDPLCVIGFDGYIKKCNKAFSQLLGYPTTYLYATPMFDLIHADDRERLAEGLSLLISGHITERFSGRFLTSAGELKWLQWSATVAAESKTIVAVGKDITKQKLAEHALQTAYEQLQTAQKIAKLGYWFRAIDSDITEWSDEMYKIYDCSPSTFIPSLENIKQTLQPKDQYMLEDDPLFHLESGSIKSFEHEIITLSGKLKWVHQEVRLVTDETGKVVKIEGTIQDITASRRAMDQIKKQNDTLREISWLQSHVIRAPLTRIMSLIYLSKELDGGGKSPDEIMDLIMDSAQELDDVIAQITVKTNLIHH; encoded by the coding sequence ATGCTTAGTGTAACTACCGAAAGATCCGATTTTGACCGAGCCATATTCGACCTAGTCCCGCTACCCATGTGGATCTATGACCTAGATACATTACGTTTTCTTGCTGTAAATAAAGAAGCCATTCATCAATACGGATATAGCGAAGAAGAGTTTAAGCAGATGACAATCAAGGATATTCGCCCGCAAGAGGATATACCAAAATTGGAGGAAGCTGTAGAAAGAACCAAAAGCCGACTAAAAAAATTTAAGAAAAGTATTTTTCGGCATCAGAAACGTGATGGTCGCATCATGTATGTACAGATTAAAGGCAACACCATCAATTTCTACGGCATTCAAGCCGAAATCGTTACCGCCACCGACCTGACCGAGCTTTATGAGAAAGAACGCAACTTAGACAAGGCCTACAAGGAGCTTTCATTCAGCGAGAAACGGTTTCGATCATTGATCGAAAATGGACGTGATCTTGTGGCTATAATCGACCTCGAAGGCAAATACAAATATGTAGCCCCCTCCTCCATTAACGTCTTGGGCATTGAACCCGAAGCTTTCCTGGGCAAAAATGCTTTTGACTACATCTATGAAGAAGATGCTCCCCACGTCATGGGGCAGCTTAGCAAAATAACAGAGTCGCAGTCTGTGTCCATTGATGCCTACCGTTTTCCCGATGCAAACGGCGATCTGCGCTGGTTTAAAACCGAATTGTCAAACCACCTCGATACACCATTGATTGAGGGTATTATCGCCACCACCCATGAAGTTACCGCCGAAATAAAAGAGAAAATTGTTAATGATCTTTTTACCGAACTGACGTCAACATTTGCGAAGTCTTTTTTCTTGGTATCCTCGTTGGATCAAGCCCTTCAGCGGCTTGTACTGCTCCCCAAAATACGTGTGAGCGAAATATGGCTGGTCGCTCCAGACCACAGCGAGTTACACCTTGTCTCAAAATCCTTGCAGCAAAGTAAGTTTGCGCTATTCCACCAACAGACACAGGAATTGACTTCCTGTACGGAAGAAGACGGGCTTGCAGGTAGGGTCTGGAAAGAAAAAAAGGTGGTTATTTGGGACGATATCGGCGCAAATAAAGATTTTCTACGCGCAGAAGCGGCCAGGGCGGTGGGTCTTTCCACGGGCATCGGTCTACCGATTATGTATGGCGATGAATTTCTTGGCTGCATCGTATGTTTTTCGACGTCTGCGCCAGAGAATCTTGTCGAAAAGATAAATTTACTGACCAATGTCAGCGAAAGGCTTGGCCCACTTGTCAAACAAAAAGTAACAGAAGAAGAATATCGTAATGTTTTCAATATTTCTTCAGATCCCCTTTGCGTTATTGGTTTTGATGGTTATATCAAAAAATGCAATAAAGCTTTCAGCCAACTGCTGGGTTATCCTACAACCTATCTATATGCTACACCAATGTTTGACCTCATCCATGCCGATGATCGAGAGCGCTTAGCGGAAGGGTTATCGTTATTAATCAGCGGCCATATCACCGAGCGTTTCTCGGGCAGGTTTTTAACATCCGCCGGTGAATTGAAATGGCTGCAATGGTCGGCTACTGTAGCAGCAGAATCCAAAACGATTGTTGCTGTCGGGAAGGATATTACCAAACAAAAGCTTGCCGAGCACGCGTTACAAACAGCTTATGAACAATTACAGACGGCTCAAAAAATTGCTAAGCTAGGCTATTGGTTTAGAGCTATAGATTCGGATATCACGGAATGGAGTGATGAGATGTACAAAATTTATGATTGTTCGCCTAGCACCTTTATCCCCAGCTTAGAAAATATCAAGCAGACTTTGCAGCCCAAAGACCAGTATATGCTCGAGGATGACCCTTTATTTCACCTGGAGTCTGGAAGTATCAAAAGCTTTGAGCATGAAATCATTACCTTATCGGGGAAGTTGAAATGGGTGCATCAGGAAGTGCGATTAGTGACCGATGAAACGGGGAAGGTCGTTAAAATTGAAGGCACGATACAAGACATTACAGCTTCCCGCCGGGCTATGGATCAAATTAAGAAACAGAACGATACACTCCGTGAAATCTCCTGGCTGCAATCGCACGTCATCCGGGCCCCACTAACACGGATCATGAGCCTAATTTACCTATCAAAAGAATTAGATGGTGGCGGAAAATCGCCCGATGAAATTATGGATCTGATTATGGATTCCGCACAAGAATTAGATGATGTGATTGCGCAGATCACTGTTAAAACAAACCTTATTCATCATTAA